In a single window of the Amycolatopsis sp. cg5 genome:
- a CDS encoding MFS transporter, which yields MYLASTGRRTGRKDNPGGLSRRSLGGMSGNVLALGTVSLVTDISSEMVTAILPVYLVLGLHLGPAAYGLVDGLYTGATAFLRLIGGYVADRVRRRKAVAGVGYALSAVAKLGLLLAGSSAAGIGVVVTADRLGKGLRTAPRDALITLSAPEDMLGRAFGVHRAMDSVGAFAGPLVAVAVLAAVGSSTGVDGFDAVFVTSFCIAAIGVLLLGLFVRDRRGERPPAGTVSPRAVVGLLRGAGVRRLVLAACVLGMSMIGDGFVYLLLQRKEDIATGWFPLLAVGTNLAYLLLAAPLGALADRVGRLPVMLCGYGLLAAVYVLLLSPISGWPLFVFTLGCYGAFYAATDGVLMALAGPLLPEALRTTGISIVQSGQALSYFVSSVLFGLAWQLWGAGTAIAVAACTVGVAIVITLFLLAPRKKEVTA from the coding sequence ATGTACCTGGCCTCCACCGGCCGCCGCACCGGCCGCAAGGACAACCCAGGCGGGCTTTCGCGGCGCTCGCTCGGCGGCATGAGCGGGAACGTGCTGGCACTGGGCACGGTCAGTCTCGTCACCGACATCTCCTCGGAGATGGTGACCGCCATCCTGCCCGTGTACCTCGTGCTGGGGCTGCATCTCGGCCCCGCCGCCTATGGCCTGGTCGACGGGCTCTACACCGGTGCCACGGCGTTCCTGCGCTTGATCGGCGGGTACGTCGCGGACCGGGTCAGACGGCGCAAGGCGGTCGCCGGGGTGGGCTACGCGCTCTCCGCGGTGGCCAAGCTCGGCCTGCTGCTCGCGGGTTCGTCCGCGGCGGGTATCGGGGTGGTGGTGACGGCCGACCGCCTCGGCAAGGGCCTGCGCACCGCCCCGCGCGACGCGCTGATCACGCTGTCCGCGCCGGAGGACATGCTCGGCCGCGCCTTCGGGGTCCATCGCGCGATGGACAGCGTCGGCGCGTTCGCCGGGCCGCTGGTCGCGGTGGCGGTGCTCGCCGCGGTCGGCTCGTCCACCGGCGTGGACGGCTTCGACGCCGTGTTCGTCACCAGCTTCTGCATCGCGGCGATCGGCGTGCTGCTGCTCGGCCTGTTCGTGCGCGACCGCCGCGGCGAGCGGCCGCCCGCAGGCACGGTCTCACCCCGCGCGGTGGTGGGGTTGCTGCGTGGCGCCGGGGTGCGTCGCCTGGTGCTGGCCGCCTGCGTGCTGGGCATGAGCATGATCGGCGACGGGTTCGTCTACCTGTTGCTGCAGCGCAAGGAGGACATCGCGACCGGCTGGTTCCCGCTGCTGGCGGTGGGCACCAACCTGGCCTACCTGCTGCTCGCGGCGCCGCTCGGCGCGCTGGCCGACCGGGTCGGCAGGCTGCCGGTGATGCTGTGCGGATACGGCCTGCTCGCCGCCGTGTACGTGCTGCTGCTCAGCCCGATCTCCGGTTGGCCGCTGTTCGTCTTCACCCTCGGCTGCTACGGCGCGTTCTACGCGGCGACCGACGGCGTCCTCATGGCGCTGGCCGGGCCGCTGCTGCCGGAGGCCCTGCGCACCACCGGTATTTCCATCGTGCAGTCCGGGCAAGCGCTTTCCTACTTCGTCTCGTCCGTCCTTTTCGGACTCGCCTGGCAGTTGTGGGGCGCGGGCACCGCGATCGCCGTCGCGGCGTGCACCGTCGGCGTCGCCATCGTGATCACCCTCTTCCTGCTCGCGCCGCGCAAGAAGGAGGTGACCGCATGA
- a CDS encoding TolB family protein, with protein MTTRTRIWIAIAGVLALAVTAAVYIGLTGSRGQAATATGVVTLDSGRLVFRSTADGEAGRVATVATSDPGGARSVSALSCARVYAASGTGICLRAEGGLSTYQLVVLDKQLSVTKEIPLVGLPNRARVSADGKRFGWTVFVTGDSYNGGRFSTRAGIMDITTDLLEGTLEDFTVTVDGKPYQAADLNFWGVTFTSQQNRFYATMSTGAHRYLVEGDLATRTIRTLRDNVECPSLSPDEKRVAYKSAIDGDPAKGWRVSVLDLATGTITPLAETRSVDDQPAWLDAATIGYAIPRGGGHSDVWAVPSDGTGAPLLLIPEAESPSAL; from the coding sequence ATGACCACCCGCACCCGGATCTGGATCGCCATCGCCGGCGTGCTCGCGCTCGCCGTGACCGCGGCCGTCTACATCGGACTGACCGGATCCCGCGGCCAGGCCGCGACCGCCACCGGCGTCGTGACGCTCGACAGCGGCCGCCTGGTGTTCCGCAGCACGGCCGACGGCGAAGCGGGCCGCGTCGCCACCGTCGCCACGAGCGACCCCGGCGGCGCGCGGTCGGTGTCGGCGCTGAGCTGCGCGCGGGTCTACGCCGCGAGCGGCACCGGCATCTGCCTGCGTGCGGAAGGCGGGCTGAGCACGTACCAGCTCGTCGTGCTCGACAAGCAGCTCTCGGTCACCAAGGAGATTCCCTTGGTGGGGCTGCCCAACCGCGCCAGGGTGTCCGCGGACGGGAAACGGTTCGGCTGGACCGTGTTCGTCACCGGCGACTCGTACAACGGCGGCCGCTTCTCCACCCGCGCCGGCATCATGGACATCACGACCGACCTGCTCGAAGGCACGCTCGAAGACTTCACCGTGACGGTGGACGGCAAGCCCTACCAGGCCGCCGACCTCAACTTCTGGGGTGTCACCTTCACTTCGCAGCAGAACCGGTTCTACGCGACCATGTCCACCGGCGCCCACCGCTACCTGGTCGAAGGCGACCTCGCGACGCGCACGATCCGCACGCTCCGCGACAACGTCGAATGCCCTTCCCTGTCACCGGACGAAAAACGCGTCGCCTACAAGTCCGCCATCGACGGCGACCCCGCCAAGGGCTGGCGGGTCTCCGTGCTCGACCTCGCCACCGGCACGATCACCCCACTCGCCGAAACCCGCAGCGTCGACGACCAGCCCGCCTGGCTCGACGCGGCGACGATCGGCTACGCGATCCCCCGCGGCGGCGGCCATTCCGATGTCTGGGCCGTCCCGTCGGACGGAACCGGCGCACCGCTCCTGCTCATCCCCGAGGCGGAATCCCCCTCGGCGCTCTAG
- a CDS encoding chitosanase — protein sequence MKLYLAPVSLAVVAGLVLTGAASAAPDKTTVFMFDDITAVFEQGANAPQYGNIENDKDGCGWTAGWIGFCTATGDMLQLVEKYNKAKPGNVLEKYTPTLRKLADSGSDSVKELGSKFPADWKTAAKDKAFQQLQITVGHDMYLTPALTTASKIGLKTNLGIENLFDTALMMGPGAGDCDGMPKIVKETTAAAGGTPASGKNEKAWLKTYNEIRVKHMKKPCTPGREADWPQAVDRAAALQKLSDTGKQDLRAPLTIGAGYDVTITNPHD from the coding sequence ATGAAGCTATACCTGGCACCAGTCTCGCTCGCGGTGGTGGCCGGCCTCGTGCTGACCGGCGCGGCCTCGGCCGCACCCGACAAGACCACCGTCTTCATGTTCGACGACATCACCGCGGTGTTCGAGCAGGGCGCGAACGCACCCCAGTACGGCAACATCGAGAACGACAAGGACGGCTGCGGCTGGACCGCGGGCTGGATCGGGTTCTGCACCGCCACCGGCGACATGCTGCAGCTGGTCGAGAAGTACAACAAGGCCAAGCCCGGCAACGTGCTCGAGAAGTACACCCCGACCCTGCGCAAGCTGGCCGACTCCGGCAGCGACAGCGTCAAGGAGCTCGGCTCCAAGTTCCCCGCAGACTGGAAGACCGCCGCCAAGGACAAGGCGTTCCAGCAGCTGCAGATCACCGTAGGCCACGACATGTACCTGACCCCCGCGCTGACCACGGCGAGCAAGATCGGCCTCAAGACCAACCTCGGCATCGAGAACCTCTTCGACACCGCGCTGATGATGGGCCCCGGCGCCGGCGACTGCGACGGCATGCCCAAGATCGTCAAGGAGACCACCGCGGCCGCCGGCGGCACTCCCGCGTCCGGCAAGAACGAGAAGGCGTGGCTCAAGACCTACAACGAGATCCGCGTCAAGCACATGAAGAAGCCCTGCACCCCCGGCCGCGAAGCCGACTGGCCCCAGGCGGTCGACCGCGCCGCGGCGCTCCAGAAGCTGTCCGACACGGGCAAGCAGGACCTGCGCGCGCCCCTCACCATCGGCGCCGGCTACGACGTCACCATCACCAACCCGCACGACTGA
- a CDS encoding carboxylesterase/lipase family protein → MRAVSDRPEVRVTAGKLRGTRESGVAVFRGIPFAEPPVGALRFAAPRPAGRWDGVREAVEFGPPPPQAGAFGMDAVSGGDDWLTVNVWSPEPGPDAGLPVMVWIQGGAYGIGMAGLPEYDGATLARDGVVVVTFNYRVGIEGFAQLEGAPANRGLLDQVAALTWVRDNVRAFGGDPDRVTVFGQSAGGGSVASLLVMPRAAGLFRRAIAQSVPGTFFTPELGADMASAFAAEYGLTATASQLSTVDPCELTAAGDVVTAKIGQWTENWGLAAHRSIPFAPVVDGDVLPTTPWETARDVEIIAGHTRDEQRLFSLMGDEASAPLEVLAPDARRYREGFPGASEEELRELVNSDWLFRMPTLHLAQTGPTYLYELTWSGLLGACHGLDVPLVFGNLQSGQPGMLIEDVSAAEAVSADMRAAWIAFATHGDPGWPAYEGEKRLTKIFDTPSTVATYPEETSRKLWQDHPFAPLTLRS, encoded by the coding sequence ATGCGCGCGGTGAGCGACAGACCTGAAGTTCGCGTGACGGCGGGGAAACTGCGTGGCACCCGCGAATCGGGGGTCGCGGTCTTCCGCGGCATCCCGTTCGCCGAGCCGCCGGTCGGCGCGCTCCGGTTCGCCGCGCCCAGGCCTGCCGGGCGCTGGGACGGGGTGCGCGAAGCCGTCGAGTTCGGCCCGCCGCCCCCGCAGGCCGGCGCGTTCGGCATGGACGCGGTGTCCGGCGGCGACGACTGGCTCACCGTCAACGTCTGGTCACCCGAACCCGGCCCGGACGCCGGGCTGCCGGTCATGGTCTGGATCCAGGGCGGCGCATACGGGATCGGCATGGCCGGCCTGCCCGAGTACGACGGCGCCACGCTCGCCCGCGACGGCGTCGTCGTGGTGACGTTCAACTACCGCGTCGGGATCGAGGGTTTCGCCCAGCTCGAGGGCGCGCCCGCCAACCGGGGGCTGCTGGATCAGGTGGCCGCCTTGACGTGGGTGCGCGACAACGTCCGGGCGTTCGGGGGCGATCCGGACCGGGTGACGGTGTTCGGGCAGTCGGCGGGTGGCGGGTCGGTCGCCTCGCTGCTGGTGATGCCGCGGGCGGCCGGGCTTTTCCGGCGGGCGATCGCGCAGAGCGTGCCGGGTACGTTCTTCACACCGGAACTGGGCGCTGACATGGCGTCGGCGTTCGCGGCCGAGTACGGGCTGACGGCTACGGCGAGCCAGCTGTCCACTGTGGACCCGTGTGAGCTGACGGCCGCCGGTGACGTGGTGACCGCGAAGATCGGGCAGTGGACGGAAAACTGGGGTCTGGCCGCGCACCGATCGATCCCGTTCGCGCCCGTGGTCGACGGCGACGTTCTGCCCACGACGCCGTGGGAGACCGCGCGGGACGTCGAAATCATCGCGGGGCATACGCGTGATGAGCAGCGGCTCTTCAGCCTCATGGGCGACGAGGCGTCGGCTCCCTTGGAGGTCTTGGCGCCGGACGCGCGCCGGTACCGCGAGGGTTTTCCCGGCGCGAGCGAGGAAGAGCTGCGTGAACTCGTCAACTCGGACTGGCTGTTCCGCATGCCGACGCTGCACCTCGCGCAGACAGGGCCTACTTATCTGTACGAGCTGACGTGGTCTGGGCTTCTGGGTGCTTGCCATGGCCTTGACGTGCCGCTCGTCTTCGGAAACCTCCAGAGCGGGCAGCCCGGCATGCTCATCGAGGACGTCTCCGCCGCAGAAGCGGTGTCAGCGGACATGCGCGCCGCGTGGATCGCGTTCGCCACCCACGGCGACCCCGGCTGGCCCGCCTACGAAGGCGAGAAACGGCTTACGAAGATCTTCGACACGCCGTCGACCGTCGCCACCTACCCGGAGGAGACCTCCCGCAAGCTCTGGCAGGACCACCCCTTCGCTCCACTCACCCTGAGGTCGTGA
- a CDS encoding VOC family protein → MILRHVTVDCADPYGLAGFWSAVTGWPLSDEDAPGDPEVLVQGPALGFLFIRVPEPKTAKNRVHFDWMPTERTRDAEVERVLGLGATLHEDHRRPDGTGWVTLLDPEGNEFCVERSAGERA, encoded by the coding sequence ATGATCCTTCGCCATGTGACCGTCGACTGCGCCGATCCGTATGGGCTCGCGGGCTTCTGGAGTGCCGTGACCGGCTGGCCGCTGTCCGATGAGGACGCTCCCGGTGACCCGGAGGTGCTCGTGCAGGGGCCCGCGCTCGGGTTCCTGTTCATCCGCGTGCCGGAGCCCAAGACGGCGAAGAACCGCGTGCACTTCGACTGGATGCCGACGGAGCGGACGCGTGACGCCGAGGTCGAGCGGGTGCTCGGGCTGGGGGCCACGCTGCACGAGGACCACCGCAGGCCCGACGGGACCGGGTGGGTCACGCTGCTCGACCCGGAAGGCAACGAGTTCTGCGTCGAGCGGAGTGCGGGCGAACGCGCCTGA
- a CDS encoding cutinase family protein: MKKKRTSVLLAGLLAAAGISLAQAPAAHAASCDGTYTIVVGGTGSSWNNDGFTGNIQQHVGYPTTIPNGASARAGVNELNRLIRDQRAACPWQHAKVAGYSLGAAVVHTWVTENWQTFDNVNAILVSDPKRQAPPGANGGSVPFGGFVGAPLAGADRFFGNVPVKSICHWDYVCDESAGIWTYPHNHVNNYPNDFNVDHHNDSANEQWYNGAWQPW, from the coding sequence ATGAAGAAGAAAAGGACTTCAGTGCTTCTGGCCGGTCTTCTTGCCGCGGCGGGGATTTCTCTGGCGCAGGCGCCCGCGGCGCACGCGGCTTCGTGCGACGGGACCTACACGATCGTCGTCGGCGGCACCGGCAGCTCGTGGAACAACGACGGGTTCACCGGCAACATCCAGCAGCACGTCGGGTATCCGACGACCATTCCCAACGGCGCCAGCGCCCGCGCGGGCGTCAATGAGCTGAACCGGCTCATCCGCGACCAGCGCGCGGCCTGCCCGTGGCAGCACGCGAAGGTGGCAGGCTACTCGCTGGGCGCCGCCGTCGTGCACACCTGGGTGACCGAGAACTGGCAGACGTTCGACAACGTCAACGCCATCCTCGTCTCCGACCCGAAGCGTCAGGCGCCGCCCGGCGCCAACGGCGGCAGCGTGCCGTTCGGCGGGTTCGTCGGCGCTCCGCTCGCGGGCGCCGACCGGTTCTTCGGCAACGTGCCGGTGAAGTCGATCTGCCACTGGGACTACGTCTGCGACGAGTCCGCCGGCATCTGGACCTACCCGCACAACCACGTCAACAACTATCCCAACGACTTCAACGTCGATCACCACAACGACAGCGCCAACGAGCAGTGGTACAACGGCGCCTGGCAGCCCTGGTAA